One Poecile atricapillus isolate bPoeAtr1 chromosome 29, bPoeAtr1.hap1, whole genome shotgun sequence genomic window carries:
- the MTHFD2 gene encoding bifunctional methylenetetrahydrofolate dehydrogenase/cyclohydrolase, mitochondrial, translating to MAAALRPLRALSRAALEPRARRLQLSAAREDAVVISGRKLARQIRQEARHEVQQWVAAGNRRPHLSVVLVGENPASHSYVLNKTKAAADVGISSETILRPASISEEELLELISKLNNDAAVDGLLVQLPLPEHIDERRLCNAVSPHKDVDGFHVLNVGRMCLDQDSMLPATPWGVWEIIRRTGIPTLGRNVVVAGRSKNVGMPIAMLLHTDGSHERPGGDATVTISHRYTPKEQLKQHTIRADIVVAAAGIPNLITADMIKEGAAVIDVGITRVQDPVTAKPRLVGDVDFEGVRKKASYITPVPGGVGPMTVAMLMKNTIIAAKKLLKPKELGALPA from the exons ATGGCCGCCGCGCTCCGGCCCCTCCGCGCCCTCAGCCGAGCCGCGCTggagccccgcgcccgccgcctgCAGCTCAGCGCCGCCCG GGAGGACGCCGTGGTGATCTCGGGGAGGAAGCTGGCGCGGCAGATCCGGCAGGAAGCGCGGCACGAGGTGCAGCAGTGGGTGGCTGCAGGGAACAGGAGGCCTCACCTGAGCGTGGTGCTGGTGGGGGAAAACCCAGCCAGCCACTCCTACGTCCtcaacaaaaccaaagcagctGCTGATGTGG GGATCAGCAGCGAGACCATCCTCAGGCCAGCCTCCATCAgcgaggaggagctgctggagctgatcAGCAAACTCAACAACGATGCAGCCGTGGATGGGCTGCTGGTGCAGCTTCCCCTGCCTG AGCACATCGACGAGCGCAGGCTCTGCAACGCCGTGAGCCCACACAAGGACGTGGATGGCTTCCACGTGCTCAACGTGGGCCGAATGTGCCTGGACCAGGACTCCATGCTGCCTGCCACGCCCTGGGGCGTCTGGGAGATCATCAGGAGGACAG GAATCCCAACACTGGGCAGGAACGTGGTGGTGGCGGGCAGGTCCAAGAACGTGGGGATGCCGATCGCGATGCTGCTCCACACCGACGGCAGCCACGAGCGGCCCGGAG GGGACGCCACGGTGACGATCTCGCACCGCTACACGcccaaggagcagctgaagcaGCACACGATCCGCGCCGACATCGTGGTggcagctgcag gcaTCCCCAACCTGATCACGGCCGACATGATCAAGGAAGGCGCCGCCGTGATCGACGTGGGCATCACCAGGGTGCAGGATCCCGTCACTGCCAAGCCCAGGCTGGTGGGGGACGTGGATTTTGAGG GGGTGAGGAAGAAGGCAAGTTACATCACCCCGGTGCCCGGCGGCGTGGGGCCCATGACGGTGGCCATGCTGATGAAGAACACCATCATCGCCGCCAAGAAACTGCTGAAACCCAAAGAGCTCGGGGCTCTGCCTGCCTAG
- the LOC131589530 gene encoding uncharacterized protein LOC131589530: protein MGAGAPPQTPLQANLQLSTSNDGCGGPATNSAPSKPPALNKKMRIILAAKQQQRRVRRPQQRFLRSTEPSLNLHQENEDINYPRCKAATTEGAEAPTEISPLHRTLPQPSPRLRLDTIQPLHHGGVGTTDAEASNPLHPLPYPFLPFPTLPYPTPPNLSPVPHPTLGEEDRSPFFSFFFSTENEDINYPRCKAATTEGAEAPTEISPLHRALPQPSPRLRLETIQPLHHRGVGREDAEASTQSSPLHGIPSSLHQEDEAGHNPTPPSQRSWKGGCGGLNSEFSAPHRSPPALIKGSKSGDIQPPTPP from the exons ATGGGTGCGGGGGCCCCGCCACAAACTCCGCTCCAAGCAAACCTGCAGCTCTCAACAAG CAACGATGGGTGCGGGGGCCCCGCCACAAACTCCGCTCCAAGCAAACCTCCAGCTCTCAACAAG AAAATGAGGATTATCCTCGCTGCAAAGCAGCAACAACGGAGGGTGCGGAGGCCCCAACAGAGATTTCTCCGCTCCACAGAGCCCTCCCTCAACCTTCACCaag AAAATGAGGATATAAATTATCCTCGCTGCAAAGCAGCAACAACGGAGGGTGCGGAGGCCCCAACAGAGATTTCTCCGCTCCACAGAACCCTCCCTCAACCTTCACCaag GTTGAGGCTGGACACAATCCAACCCCTTCATCACGGAGGAGTTGGAACGACGGATGCGGAGGCCTCAAATCCTCTGCACCCCCTACCCTACCCTTTCCTACCCTTTCCTACCCTACCCTACCCTACCCCACCAAATttatcccctgtcccccacccCACATTAGGGGAGGAGGACAgatctccctttttttctttttttttctccacagaaaatGAGGATATAAATTATCCTCGCTGCAAAGCAGCAACAACGGAGGGTGCGGAGGCCCCAACAGAGATTTCTCCGCTCCACAGAGCCCTCCCTCAACCTTCACCaag GTTGAGGCTGGAGACAATCCAACCCCTCCATCACAGAGGAGTTGGAAGGGAGGATGCGGAGGCCTCAACTCAGAGTTCTCCGCTCCATGGAATCCCCTCCAGCCTTCATCAAG AGGATGAGGCTGGACACAATCCAACCCCTCCATCACAGAGGAGTTGGAAGGGAGGATGCGGAGGCCTCAACTCAGAGTTCTCCGCTCCACACAGATCTCCTCCAGCCCTCATCAAGGGGAGTAAGAGTGGAGATATCCAGCCCCCAACCCCTCCATAA